A single Bosea sp. PAMC 26642 DNA region contains:
- a CDS encoding aldo/keto reductase, translating to MTFGTARWGLDEAGSRAVFDAYVEAGGNAVDTADVYASGRSEEMLGGFIRERGLRDQIVLATKSGFAAGQGPHAGGNGAKHVLAALDRSLARLRTDYVDLYWLHVWDSVTPAEELLETMAGLVRTGKIRYWGISNSPAWFVSKIATLAALRGLPGPIALQYFYSLVNRDIEDEHVPLAAEFGLGVVPWSPLAYGLLTGKYRRDAVEASGPRAAGLPKYAGSHDAERPADDKRLDGANPFGDSLFTERNWAIVDAVRLVAKDIGQSPARVALAWVIGRPGVSSTLMGVSRPDQIADNAAALDVDLSPEHRATLDAASASAEPRMLYSLFTPALRRQVVFGGSSVQRTG from the coding sequence ATGACATTTGGAACCGCTCGCTGGGGGCTTGACGAAGCCGGAAGCAGAGCCGTCTTCGACGCGTATGTCGAGGCTGGCGGCAATGCGGTCGACACCGCCGACGTCTATGCAAGCGGTCGCAGCGAGGAGATGCTCGGCGGCTTCATCAGGGAGCGTGGCCTGCGTGACCAAATCGTACTTGCGACGAAGTCGGGCTTTGCCGCCGGCCAGGGCCCCCACGCGGGAGGCAACGGGGCCAAGCATGTTCTTGCGGCGCTCGATCGCTCCTTGGCGCGGCTGCGCACCGACTATGTCGATCTTTACTGGCTCCATGTCTGGGACAGCGTGACGCCGGCCGAGGAGCTCCTGGAAACGATGGCGGGCCTCGTCCGGACCGGCAAGATCCGCTACTGGGGCATCTCGAATTCGCCTGCATGGTTCGTCTCGAAAATCGCGACGCTGGCTGCGCTGCGCGGGCTGCCGGGACCAATCGCGCTGCAGTATTTCTATTCGCTCGTGAACCGCGACATCGAGGACGAGCATGTTCCGCTCGCGGCTGAATTCGGTCTGGGCGTCGTGCCTTGGAGCCCGCTCGCCTATGGCCTGCTCACAGGCAAGTATCGGCGTGACGCGGTGGAGGCGTCGGGCCCTCGGGCAGCGGGACTGCCGAAGTATGCCGGGTCGCATGACGCCGAGCGCCCGGCCGACGACAAGCGTCTCGATGGAGCCAATCCGTTCGGCGACAGCCTCTTCACAGAACGCAACTGGGCGATCGTCGACGCCGTGCGCCTCGTGGCGAAGGACATCGGGCAATCCCCGGCCCGCGTCGCGCTCGCGTGGGTGATCGGACGACCGGGCGTGTCTTCGACACTGATGGGCGTCAGTCGACCTGATCAGATCGCAGATAATGCCGCAGCTCTCGATGTCGACTTGTCGCCGGAACACCGCGCGACGCTGGATGCCGCCAGCGCGTCAGCCGAGCCAAGGATGCTCTACAGCCTTTTCACGCCTGCGCTACGCCGGCAGGTCGTCTTCGGCGGCAGCTCGGTCCAGCGAACTGGCTGA
- a CDS encoding TetR/AcrR family transcriptional regulator translates to MPIGVNCFILVAMKDLSPSTRRKTGRPLSFDREAALEQAMLLFWRHGYESTSLADLTAAMGVTPPSIYAAFGDKKQLFLESVRRYLAGPVTAQEMIDSADTARGAAWTLLEQSAIAFTGDTTPPGCLLATGAITCSAGAQDVQLELARMRGAIEDSLRGKIVRAVESGEMSRQTDPDALAGLVMAVIQGLSTLARDGASRDKLSGVARAAMLAWPPDPHAQRV, encoded by the coding sequence TTGCCGATCGGTGTCAATTGTTTCATATTGGTCGCTATGAAAGACCTGTCGCCATCAACGCGCCGCAAGACTGGGCGTCCGCTGTCCTTCGATCGGGAGGCAGCCCTCGAACAGGCGATGCTGCTTTTCTGGCGGCATGGGTATGAATCGACCTCGCTCGCCGATTTGACGGCGGCCATGGGCGTGACGCCTCCCAGCATCTACGCGGCGTTCGGCGACAAGAAGCAGCTTTTTCTGGAATCGGTCCGCCGATACCTTGCCGGCCCTGTGACGGCACAAGAGATGATCGATTCAGCCGACACGGCTCGTGGCGCCGCCTGGACTCTGCTGGAACAGTCAGCGATCGCGTTTACGGGCGACACGACGCCGCCCGGCTGCCTGCTCGCGACGGGCGCGATCACGTGTTCGGCCGGCGCGCAAGATGTCCAGTTGGAATTGGCTCGGATGCGGGGGGCTATCGAAGACAGCTTGCGCGGAAAGATCGTGCGGGCGGTTGAAAGCGGTGAGATGTCGCGTCAGACGGATCCAGACGCCTTGGCTGGACTTGTTATGGCCGTCATCCAGGGACTGTCGACGCTGGCTCGGGACGGAGCCTCACGGGACAAGCTTTCCGGCGTGGCCCGGGCAGCCATGTTGGCCTGGCCGCCTGATCCACATGCTCAAAGAGTCTAG